One segment of Streptomyces bathyalis DNA contains the following:
- a CDS encoding SDR family NAD(P)-dependent oxidoreductase has product MGGRHSERFAGRTVLITGGGAGIGAATAHRLADEGAAVVILDSDEEDGHRTAREITASGARAAFVLGDVTDEPAWARALRTAHEGFGPVDGLVSNAGLMLPGPAGELSLSDWQWQLGVNLTGAFLGLRACLEDLRSRRGSVVLTSSVQALVGLRERPAYAAAKAGLTGLGRQLAVDYGPEIRVNSVLPGPIVTGAWEGTSEEDARRTAEQTVAGRYGHPEEVAAVIAFLLSDDASYVTGTNLVVDGGWSVYKTSL; this is encoded by the coding sequence ATGGGCGGACGTCATTCGGAACGATTCGCGGGACGTACCGTCCTGATCACCGGTGGTGGTGCGGGTATCGGCGCCGCGACGGCTCACAGGCTGGCCGATGAGGGCGCCGCGGTCGTCATTCTCGACAGCGACGAGGAGGACGGTCACCGCACGGCGCGCGAGATCACCGCATCCGGCGCACGCGCGGCGTTCGTACTCGGAGACGTCACCGACGAACCCGCCTGGGCCAGGGCCCTGCGCACGGCGCACGAGGGGTTCGGCCCCGTCGACGGGCTGGTCAGCAACGCCGGGCTGATGCTGCCGGGACCGGCCGGTGAGCTCTCCCTCTCCGACTGGCAGTGGCAGTTGGGCGTCAACCTCACCGGTGCCTTCCTCGGCTTACGGGCCTGCCTGGAGGATCTGCGCTCACGCCGTGGATCCGTCGTACTGACCTCGTCCGTGCAGGCCCTCGTCGGTCTGCGGGAGCGGCCGGCGTACGCGGCAGCCAAGGCGGGACTGACGGGGCTCGGCCGGCAACTGGCCGTCGACTACGGTCCGGAGATCCGCGTCAACAGCGTGCTGCCCGGGCCGATCGTGACCGGCGCCTGGGAGGGCACGAGCGAGGAGGACGCCCGGCGGACGGCCGAGCAGACGGTCGCGGGCCGCTACGGGCACCCCGAAGAGGTGGCCGCCGTCATCGCCTTCCTGCTCTCCGACGACGCGTCATACGTGACGGGCACGAACCTCGTCGTGGACGGCGGTTGGAGCGTGTACAAGACCTCGCTCTGA
- a CDS encoding GNAT family N-acetyltransferase, with protein sequence MFRIETQADERRRHQVHQGLRETNSRRSPMMRDLRGTPADSEVPVEVYAFEGEELAGGLVGNAWAHWLHIELLWVAEQLRGSGLGSRLIAAAEEKAREEHGCTGSRVETFGFQAPGFYSKMGYTLVGTVEDYPPGSADHLFVKRL encoded by the coding sequence ATGTTCCGTATCGAGACACAGGCCGACGAGCGAAGACGCCACCAGGTTCATCAAGGCCTCCGCGAAACCAACTCCCGCAGATCACCCATGATGCGAGATCTGCGCGGAACACCTGCGGATTCCGAAGTGCCCGTCGAGGTCTACGCGTTCGAGGGCGAAGAACTCGCCGGCGGACTCGTCGGCAACGCCTGGGCGCACTGGCTGCACATCGAACTGCTGTGGGTGGCCGAGCAGTTGCGCGGTTCGGGTCTGGGCTCCCGGCTCATCGCCGCCGCGGAGGAGAAGGCCCGCGAGGAACACGGCTGCACGGGTTCACGCGTGGAGACCTTCGGATTCCAGGCCCCCGGCTTCTACTCGAAGATGGGCTACACCCTCGTCGGAACGGTCGAGGACTACCCGCCCGGGTCAGCCGACCATCTCTTCGTCAAGCGTCTGTGA
- the galK gene encoding galactokinase, translating into MTDGFRAVYGAAPGGVWAAPGRVNLIGEHTDYNDGLVMPLALPHTCRVEAARRDDGVLRLHSADAPGGVTELSVDGLAPQGAMGGDRGGWAAYPAGVAWALRAAGHRVGGADLHFESSVPTGAGLSSSAALEVATALALSDLYGLDIPAARLAELCRRAENDFVGVPCGVMDQMASACCTSGHALYLDTRDLSSRQVPFDLAAQGLRLLVVDTRVKHALGDGAYAERRAGCEAGAAALGVGSLREVPYGELPAALERIGDEALRPLVRHVVTENERVERTIGLLDAGETHAIGPVLTEGHASLRDDFGVSCAELDLVVEASNASGALGARMTGGGFGGSAIVLVRAGDADSVSKAVGEAFAEAGHREPRVFEAVPGPGARRVTDA; encoded by the coding sequence ATGACGGACGGCTTCCGCGCGGTGTACGGGGCGGCGCCCGGGGGTGTGTGGGCGGCGCCGGGCCGGGTCAACCTGATCGGTGAACACACCGACTACAACGACGGCCTGGTCATGCCGCTCGCCCTCCCGCACACCTGCCGCGTGGAGGCCGCCCGCCGCGACGACGGCGTACTGAGGCTGCACTCGGCCGACGCACCGGGTGGTGTCACCGAGCTTTCCGTGGACGGACTCGCCCCGCAGGGTGCCATGGGCGGCGACCGCGGCGGCTGGGCCGCCTACCCGGCGGGCGTGGCGTGGGCGCTGCGCGCCGCCGGACACCGGGTCGGCGGAGCCGACCTGCACTTCGAGAGCAGCGTGCCGACCGGGGCAGGGCTGTCCTCGTCCGCGGCCCTGGAGGTCGCCACGGCCCTGGCCCTGAGCGACCTGTACGGGCTGGACATCCCGGCAGCCCGCCTCGCCGAGCTGTGCCGGCGCGCGGAGAACGACTTCGTCGGCGTCCCGTGCGGCGTCATGGACCAGATGGCCTCGGCCTGCTGCACCTCCGGGCACGCGCTGTACCTGGACACCCGCGACCTGAGCAGCAGGCAGGTCCCCTTCGACCTCGCCGCGCAGGGCCTGCGGCTGCTGGTCGTCGACACCCGCGTCAAGCACGCGCTGGGTGACGGCGCCTACGCCGAACGCCGAGCCGGATGTGAGGCGGGCGCCGCGGCACTGGGCGTCGGCAGTCTGCGTGAGGTCCCGTACGGGGAGCTTCCGGCCGCGCTCGAACGCATCGGGGACGAGGCGCTGCGTCCGCTGGTGCGGCACGTCGTCACCGAGAACGAGCGCGTCGAGCGCACCATCGGCCTCCTCGACGCGGGCGAGACGCACGCCATCGGGCCCGTACTGACCGAGGGGCACGCCTCGTTGCGCGACGATTTCGGTGTCTCCTGCGCCGAACTCGACCTGGTCGTCGAGGCGTCGAACGCGAGCGGCGCGCTGGGCGCCCGCATGACCGGCGGCGGATTCGGCGGTTCGGCGATCGTGCTCGTACGGGCCGGGGATGCGGATTCCGTGTCCAAGGCGGTCGGCGAGGCCTTCGCGGAGGCCGGCCACCGCGAGCCACGAGTCTTCGAGGCGGTGCCCGGTCCCGGCGCGCGGCGGGTCACAGACGCTTGA
- the galE gene encoding UDP-glucose 4-epimerase GalE translates to MTASQRGANPAPNSGKYLVTGGAGYVGSVVAAHLLEAGHSVTVLDDLSTGFREAVPEGAEFVEGRVQDAGRVLDASYDGVLHFAAHSQVGESVQDPAKYWRNNVGGSIELLGAMREAGVRRLVFSSTAATYGEPLRTPITEDAFEAPTNPYGASKLAVDHMISGECRAHGLAAVSLRYFNVAGAYGRYGERHDPESHLIPIVLQVAQGRREAVSVFGDDYPTPDGTCVRDYIHVADLAEAHLLAMTAMTGGDSGESGPGEVPPGTHLICNLGNGNGFSVREVIETVRKVTGHPVPETPAPRREGDPAALVASAERAINSLGWHPSRTDLAEIVDDAWDFTQRYTGQAGTS, encoded by the coding sequence GTGACCGCCAGCCAACGGGGAGCGAACCCCGCACCGAACTCCGGTAAGTACCTGGTCACAGGGGGTGCGGGATACGTCGGAAGCGTCGTCGCCGCGCACCTGCTGGAGGCGGGGCACTCCGTCACCGTGCTCGACGACCTCTCCACCGGCTTCCGCGAGGCCGTCCCCGAGGGCGCCGAGTTCGTCGAGGGGCGCGTGCAGGACGCCGGCCGTGTGCTCGACGCCTCCTACGACGGTGTGCTGCACTTCGCTGCCCACTCGCAGGTCGGCGAGTCCGTCCAGGACCCTGCCAAGTACTGGCGGAACAACGTCGGCGGCAGCATCGAGCTGCTGGGCGCCATGCGCGAGGCGGGCGTGCGCCGGCTCGTCTTCTCCTCGACGGCGGCCACCTACGGCGAGCCGCTGAGGACGCCGATCACCGAGGACGCGTTCGAGGCGCCGACGAACCCCTACGGTGCCTCGAAGCTCGCCGTCGACCACATGATCAGCGGCGAATGCCGTGCGCACGGCCTCGCCGCCGTGTCGCTGCGCTACTTCAACGTCGCAGGCGCGTACGGGCGTTACGGCGAGCGGCACGACCCCGAGTCGCACCTGATCCCGATCGTGCTCCAGGTCGCCCAGGGCCGCCGCGAAGCCGTCTCAGTGTTCGGCGACGACTATCCGACGCCCGACGGCACCTGCGTACGCGACTACATCCACGTCGCGGACCTCGCCGAGGCACACCTGCTCGCCATGACGGCCATGACCGGTGGAGACTCCGGGGAGTCCGGGCCCGGAGAGGTGCCGCCCGGCACACATCTGATCTGCAACCTCGGCAACGGCAACGGATTCTCCGTGCGCGAGGTCATCGAGACCGTGCGCAAGGTGACCGGCCACCCCGTGCCCGAGACGCCGGCGCCCCGCCGTGAGGGCGACCCGGCCGCGCTCGTGGCGTCCGCGGAGCGCGCGATCAACAGCCTGGGATGGCACCCCTCGCGCACGGACCTCGCCGAAATCGTCGACGACGCCTGGGACTTCACCCAGCGGTACACCGGGCAGGCCGGTACTTCATGA
- a CDS encoding MarR family winged helix-turn-helix transcriptional regulator yields MEDEVDRLVAAWRRERPDLDVEPLEVLSRVSRLARHLDRARRIAFSEHNLEPWEFDVLTALRRAGTPYQLSPGQLLTQTLVTSGTMTNRIDRLAKKGLVERLPDPSDRRGVLVRLTVDGRDRADSALAGLLYQERAILAELSSAQRAELGSLLRRLTAPFDNIPG; encoded by the coding sequence ATGGAGGACGAGGTCGACCGACTGGTGGCAGCCTGGCGCCGAGAGCGCCCGGACCTCGACGTGGAGCCGTTGGAGGTGCTGAGCCGCGTCAGCAGACTCGCGCGTCACCTCGACCGCGCGCGCAGAATCGCCTTCTCCGAACACAACCTGGAGCCCTGGGAGTTCGACGTCCTCACGGCCCTGCGCCGGGCGGGCACGCCGTACCAGCTCTCGCCCGGGCAGCTCCTCACTCAGACGCTCGTGACCTCGGGGACGATGACGAACCGCATCGACCGGCTCGCCAAGAAGGGGCTCGTCGAGCGTCTCCCCGACCCCAGTGACCGGCGGGGCGTGCTGGTGCGGCTGACGGTTGACGGCCGCGACCGGGCCGACAGCGCCCTCGCAGGTCTCCTCTACCAGGAGCGCGCCATCCTCGCCGAGCTGTCCTCCGCGCAGCGGGCCGAACTGGGCTCCCTGCTGCGCAGGTTGACCGCCCCCTTCGACAACATCCCCGGCTGA
- a CDS encoding response regulator transcription factor, whose translation MQRIRVLVVDDHRIFAESLAAALAAEQDVEVAAAGSVQAALRCLERGAADGRRFDVMLVDADLSSPAGGLAAASGAGAGGAAAPGPAAVAANGADRVSAVVPRDGTLNGSAAANSSATGGGARPSGGNAASSESGPGGIPLVGRVRSEHPDVRSVVLAERDDPRQAASALQAGAGGWVAKDCSLSRLLQVIRGVLKDETHLPPALLTGVLKELTASRKHRTESERLVESLTPREREVLRCMVAGLGRKAVAERLYLSPHTVRTHMQNVLGKLGVHSTLAAVALARRAGVGPVDLEPSSAAR comes from the coding sequence ATGCAACGTATCCGTGTGCTGGTGGTCGACGACCACCGGATCTTCGCAGAGTCCCTGGCCGCTGCGCTTGCGGCCGAGCAGGACGTGGAGGTCGCCGCCGCCGGCAGCGTCCAGGCGGCGCTGCGCTGTCTTGAACGGGGCGCCGCCGACGGGCGGCGCTTCGACGTGATGCTCGTGGACGCGGACCTGTCGTCGCCTGCCGGCGGCCTTGCCGCGGCTTCGGGCGCCGGGGCGGGTGGTGCGGCTGCCCCGGGTCCGGCAGCCGTCGCCGCGAACGGGGCCGACCGGGTCTCGGCCGTGGTTCCGCGTGACGGCACCCTCAACGGGTCGGCCGCGGCGAACAGTTCGGCCACCGGTGGCGGTGCACGTCCGTCCGGTGGCAATGCGGCGTCTTCCGAGTCGGGCCCCGGTGGCATTCCACTCGTCGGCCGCGTGCGCAGCGAACACCCCGACGTGCGCAGCGTGGTGCTCGCCGAGCGGGACGACCCGAGGCAGGCCGCCTCGGCACTGCAGGCCGGCGCCGGCGGCTGGGTCGCCAAGGACTGTTCGCTCTCCCGGCTCCTCCAGGTCATCCGCGGAGTGCTCAAAGACGAAACGCATCTGCCGCCCGCGCTTCTGACGGGCGTGCTCAAGGAACTGACGGCCTCTCGCAAGCACCGCACCGAGAGCGAGCGCCTCGTGGAGTCGCTGACGCCGAGGGAGCGCGAGGTGCTGCGCTGCATGGTCGCCGGACTCGGCCGCAAGGCTGTCGCCGAGCGGCTGTATCTCTCGCCGCACACGGTCCGCACGCACATGCAGAACGTGCTGGGCAAGCTCGGAGTCCACTCGACCCTTGCCGCGGTCGCGCTGGCCCGCAGGGCGGGGGTCGGCCCCGTCGACCTGGAGCCGAGCAGCGCCGCACGCTGA